Proteins encoded together in one Thermoplasmata archaeon window:
- a CDS encoding glycosyltransferase: MLRESGVLTGGVVAHNEERHVAGAIRSLLDQELPSTARWSTIWVVASGCTDRTVERARAIADDDPRVRVVEEPERLGKAHAIRAILGRADGESLVLLNGDARAEPDAVGELLRTAGGVPAPYAVMGRPCVPPGMRGRWAGTLRLMWEVHHQFHLLLRSEGGGAHLSDELLLLSLRPAPELPDGIINDGSYLGAWLARQGGARLYAPGARVAITIPSRWRDHLQQRRRVRFGHRQVADVLGIAPTSLSRYALGSPASAVRVLLRARRAERAGLPSLAALGAGELAAAGLAGWDLLPPRRDHIRWRRISSEDSTERAGGGPIEARAAPDRRSGATELDRRVASLVEVAGRFRTGVGLDQLLTLLPDEGPSTVAGVAEYVARRPALGDVRGDLVIAAGATPEARGERRARGVAFQARAERVLARDLAGLGPWLRCVGVTGSTAYGEPEAGDDIDFFFVARAGALWACLAYAYLELRFGPARLERAHGPPICLNYALDERAVEREFARDQGLLFAREALTARILRGESYYRGLLGRAPWMAGELPRLYALRRGDDARAPGPPVPLPVRALNLALFPLLAAYLQIAGLRRNRRLERHGRREARFATRTAPRGFAYVSQRFEALRQAYEPVRAAGGFAPAAPSTKTPLER, from the coding sequence GTGCTCCGCGAATCGGGCGTCCTGACCGGCGGTGTCGTCGCGCACAACGAGGAGCGGCACGTGGCCGGCGCGATCCGCTCCCTGCTGGACCAAGAGCTCCCGTCGACGGCGCGCTGGAGCACGATCTGGGTCGTCGCGAGCGGGTGCACCGATCGCACCGTCGAGCGGGCCCGCGCCATCGCCGACGACGATCCTCGGGTGCGCGTCGTGGAGGAACCCGAGCGTCTCGGGAAGGCCCACGCGATCCGAGCGATCCTCGGCCGTGCCGACGGCGAGAGCCTCGTCCTCCTCAACGGCGACGCGCGCGCCGAACCGGACGCGGTCGGCGAACTGCTCCGCACCGCCGGCGGGGTGCCGGCGCCGTACGCGGTCATGGGCCGACCGTGTGTCCCGCCCGGGATGCGCGGCCGCTGGGCCGGGACGCTCCGCCTGATGTGGGAGGTCCATCACCAGTTCCACCTCCTCCTGCGGTCCGAAGGCGGCGGTGCTCACCTCTCCGACGAACTGTTGCTCCTGAGCCTGCGGCCCGCTCCCGAGCTTCCGGACGGCATCATCAACGACGGCTCGTACCTCGGGGCGTGGCTCGCCCGGCAGGGGGGCGCCCGCCTCTACGCGCCCGGGGCCCGGGTCGCGATCACGATCCCCTCTCGGTGGCGCGACCATCTCCAGCAGCGACGGCGGGTGCGCTTCGGTCATCGCCAGGTCGCCGACGTGCTCGGCATCGCCCCCACGAGCCTCTCCCGGTACGCGCTCGGCTCGCCCGCTTCCGCCGTCCGTGTCCTTCTTCGCGCGCGCCGCGCCGAGCGCGCCGGCCTCCCGTCGCTCGCCGCGCTCGGGGCCGGTGAGCTCGCCGCCGCCGGGTTGGCCGGATGGGACCTGTTGCCTCCGCGCCGGGACCACATCCGATGGCGGCGGATCTCGAGCGAGGATTCGACGGAGCGGGCCGGCGGCGGACCCATCGAGGCGCGGGCCGCGCCGGATCGGCGGTCCGGAGCGACCGAACTGGATCGGCGCGTGGCCTCGCTCGTCGAGGTCGCGGGCCGGTTCCGCACGGGGGTCGGGCTGGACCAGCTCCTCACGCTCCTGCCCGACGAGGGACCTTCGACGGTCGCCGGCGTCGCGGAGTACGTCGCCCGGCGGCCCGCGCTCGGCGATGTGCGCGGAGACCTCGTCATCGCCGCCGGAGCGACGCCGGAGGCGCGCGGGGAGCGCCGGGCCCGCGGAGTGGCGTTCCAGGCGAGGGCCGAGCGGGTGCTGGCCCGGGACCTTGCCGGCCTCGGCCCGTGGTTGCGGTGCGTGGGGGTCACCGGCTCGACCGCCTACGGCGAGCCGGAGGCGGGCGACGATATCGACTTCTTCTTCGTGGCGCGCGCCGGGGCGCTGTGGGCCTGCCTCGCCTACGCCTACCTCGAGCTGCGGTTCGGGCCCGCCCGCCTCGAACGCGCTCACGGTCCGCCGATCTGCCTCAACTACGCGCTCGACGAGCGCGCGGTGGAGCGGGAGTTCGCCCGGGACCAGGGCCTGCTCTTCGCCCGCGAGGCGCTCACGGCCCGGATCCTGCGCGGCGAGTCCTACTATCGAGGGCTGCTCGGACGCGCACCGTGGATGGCGGGCGAGCTGCCCCGGCTCTACGCCCTCCGCCGGGGCGACGACGCTCGCGCCCCCGGCCCGCCCGTGCCGTTGCCGGTCCGCGCGCTGAACCTCGCCCTGTTCCCTCTCCTCGCCGCGTACCTCCAGATCGCCGGCCTCCGGCGGAACCGGCGGCTGGAACGGCACGGCCGACGGGAGGCCCGCTTCGCGACGCGGACGGCTCCGCGGGGATTTGCGTACGTGTCGCAGCGTTTCGAAGCCCTCCGACAGGCGTACGAGCCTGTGCGGGCGGCGGGCGGGTTCGCGCCGGCCGCACCGTCGACGAAGACGCCGCTCGAACGCTAG
- a CDS encoding glycosyltransferase family 4 protein, with protein MNRPTPTSPGGGPRVLELTQRFPPALGGVERHVEQLARELAAAGARVEVVTTDLMRDRPFARGAFGPSDASVTVRRHRAVRWVPVRHGLGIAAPGMLVDALRAPTDVLHAHAFGYFPTWAGRVAHDLRGVPLVITPHSDPGTGTGASLLYARAVRRATLRRADRIVALTHVEADALARDGVDERRIRVIPNGVDLDEFSARAPRPAGPEDPIVLFVGRLYPEQKGIETLVEAFASLARTRAARLRLVGEDWGGLAAAERIARERGIAGRLTATGPVPRAALLGEYARADLLVLPSRFEPFGIVLLEAMAAGLPVVASRVGGIPEVVADGRTGLLVPPGEPGPLAEAIGSLLDDPIRASRLGAAGRARAASFAWPRLAPQYLALFRELAPGTAVSAPA; from the coding sequence ATGAATCGTCCTACCCCGACGTCGCCCGGCGGGGGGCCGCGCGTCCTGGAGCTCACGCAGCGCTTCCCTCCCGCGCTCGGCGGCGTCGAGCGCCACGTCGAGCAGCTCGCCCGCGAGCTCGCCGCCGCCGGCGCCCGCGTGGAGGTCGTGACCACGGACCTGATGCGCGATCGCCCGTTCGCGCGCGGCGCCTTCGGCCCGTCCGACGCGTCCGTGACGGTCCGACGCCACCGGGCCGTCCGATGGGTGCCCGTGCGGCACGGCCTCGGCATCGCCGCGCCGGGGATGCTCGTCGACGCGCTGCGCGCCCCGACGGACGTGCTCCACGCGCATGCCTTCGGCTACTTCCCGACCTGGGCCGGGCGCGTCGCCCACGACCTGCGCGGCGTCCCGCTCGTGATCACCCCGCACTCGGACCCGGGCACCGGCACCGGGGCCTCCCTCCTTTACGCGCGCGCGGTCCGTCGGGCGACGCTGCGTCGGGCCGATCGGATCGTCGCGCTCACGCACGTGGAGGCCGACGCGCTCGCCCGCGACGGGGTCGACGAGCGTCGCATCCGGGTGATCCCGAACGGCGTCGACCTCGACGAGTTCTCCGCCCGCGCGCCGCGTCCGGCCGGCCCGGAGGATCCGATCGTACTGTTCGTCGGTCGCCTCTATCCGGAGCAGAAGGGGATCGAGACGCTCGTCGAGGCGTTCGCATCGCTCGCCCGGACCCGCGCGGCCCGGCTGCGCCTCGTCGGCGAGGACTGGGGTGGGCTCGCCGCGGCCGAGCGGATCGCCCGAGAGCGCGGGATCGCCGGCCGGCTGACGGCCACGGGGCCGGTGCCGCGGGCCGCCCTCCTCGGCGAGTACGCACGCGCGGACCTCCTCGTGCTGCCGTCGCGCTTCGAACCGTTCGGGATCGTCCTGCTCGAGGCGATGGCGGCTGGCCTTCCGGTCGTCGCGAGCCGGGTCGGCGGGATCCCCGAGGTCGTGGCGGACGGGCGCACCGGGCTCCTCGTGCCGCCCGGCGAACCGGGCCCGCTCGCCGAAGCGATCGGCTCCCTGCTGGACGATCCTATCCGCGCCTCCCGGCTCGGAGCGGCCGGCCGGGCGCGCGCCGCGAGCTTCGCCTGGCCCCGACTCGCCCCGCAGTACCTCGCCCTGTTCCGAGAGCTCGCACCCGGAACGGCCGTCTCGGCGCCCGCCTAG
- a CDS encoding class I SAM-dependent methyltransferase gives MAALGPEMATLELRLPAQRPVPLLFVREDGRFYVIPSAGTAGWFRDALGAGGAMVQLGDAQGLACAAREIVDPIDSDRVRERFRAKYGETTFRTHFAEATRLLELDPHRPVPALRPAERLREEFDRAAEGYDRALAEKPVERYLKDRAIPVFERIFRGADPLLEIGPGTGYHTLPLLAGGHRLIVVDVSTGMLGELHRRASAAGLDGRLERRTGRLGELDRVTADLPNGAIGGAFSAFGAFNLEPELPRAATELARLVRPGGRLAFVALNRPALAPIAWEIASGRPRAAASRLTERVPGGRGHYPLELTVRTAAAWDRLLRVGFRRVGTQAISAIAPPFDPDWVGRLLPTPMGRQRARRWDARIASAPMGPLLAEWVLLDYERRPDRGTAQDRHGH, from the coding sequence GTGGCGGCGCTGGGCCCGGAGATGGCCACCCTAGAGCTCCGACTTCCCGCTCAGCGTCCTGTCCCGCTCCTCTTCGTCCGCGAGGATGGCCGTTTCTACGTCATACCGAGTGCTGGGACCGCGGGCTGGTTCCGGGACGCGCTCGGCGCGGGCGGTGCCATGGTCCAGCTGGGCGACGCGCAAGGGCTGGCCTGTGCGGCCCGGGAGATCGTCGACCCGATCGACTCGGATCGGGTACGCGAGCGTTTCCGCGCGAAGTACGGGGAGACGACGTTCCGTACCCACTTCGCCGAGGCGACACGGCTGCTCGAGCTCGACCCGCACCGGCCGGTGCCGGCGCTCCGGCCCGCGGAGCGACTTCGCGAGGAATTCGACCGGGCCGCGGAGGGTTACGACCGGGCGCTCGCCGAAAAACCGGTCGAGCGGTATCTCAAGGACCGGGCGATCCCAGTGTTCGAACGGATCTTCCGCGGGGCAGATCCGCTCCTCGAGATCGGCCCCGGCACGGGCTACCACACGCTCCCACTGCTCGCAGGGGGCCATCGCCTCATCGTGGTGGACGTCTCGACCGGGATGCTCGGCGAGCTCCATCGGCGCGCGTCCGCCGCCGGGCTCGACGGCCGCCTCGAGCGGCGGACCGGCCGGCTCGGCGAGCTCGACCGGGTCACCGCCGACCTTCCGAACGGCGCCATCGGGGGAGCCTTCTCCGCCTTCGGAGCGTTCAACCTGGAGCCGGAGCTACCGCGCGCGGCCACCGAGCTGGCCCGGCTCGTCCGGCCGGGAGGACGCCTCGCCTTCGTGGCGCTGAATCGGCCGGCCCTCGCGCCCATCGCCTGGGAGATCGCCTCCGGTCGACCCCGGGCCGCCGCATCCCGCCTCACGGAGCGGGTGCCCGGCGGCCGTGGCCATTACCCGCTCGAGCTCACCGTCCGGACCGCGGCGGCGTGGGACCGGCTGCTGCGCGTCGGGTTCCGCCGCGTGGGCACGCAGGCGATCTCGGCTATCGCCCCGCCGTTCGATCCGGACTGGGTGGGCCGCCTGCTGCCCACGCCAATGGGGCGACAGCGCGCTCGCCGGTGGGACGCACGGATCGCGAGCGCGCCCATGGGTCCGCTGCTCGCGGAGTGGGTACTCCTCGATTACGAGCGGCGGCCCGACCGGGGAACGGCTCAGGACCGGCATGGCCACTGA
- a CDS encoding tetratricopeptide repeat protein codes for MDEASALRYLSLADEAGEKLDGPEGDRWADRLEQEHERLGEAFDWLASHQRSAEALRLAARIWTFQFDRGYAEEGRCWLSLALDAPGAAAPTAVRATALYAAGTFAFRALDQERAKRYFEELLDVARSLDDGSLVGQAYGGLARVALRRGDTTEVRRWSENALELARQRSSEAATATPLHMLAAAARLDGDLDGARRLYRENLELNRRLGRSSWVRAETLNLAAIEVLRGSSDDAIPLLRESLRLVRESSDRYLMPYVMAWSARAALARGEAALATRLLGVAQAQSERTGLAMDPDEEPEFHRGVSACRAALSAGDFEQMWDSGLRTSDEESLGLADRFLSVP; via the coding sequence ATGGACGAAGCGAGCGCGCTGCGCTATCTGTCGCTGGCCGACGAAGCGGGCGAGAAGCTCGATGGACCCGAGGGCGATCGGTGGGCGGATCGCTTGGAGCAGGAGCACGAACGTCTGGGGGAGGCGTTCGACTGGCTGGCCTCGCACCAGCGGAGCGCGGAGGCGCTGCGGCTCGCGGCCCGCATCTGGACCTTCCAGTTCGATCGCGGCTACGCCGAGGAGGGTCGTTGCTGGCTGTCCCTCGCCCTCGACGCCCCCGGAGCGGCGGCGCCGACCGCCGTCCGGGCGACGGCGCTCTACGCGGCCGGAACCTTCGCCTTCCGGGCGCTGGATCAGGAGCGAGCGAAGCGCTACTTCGAGGAGCTGCTCGACGTCGCGCGCTCCCTCGACGATGGGAGCCTCGTCGGCCAGGCCTACGGGGGCCTCGCCCGGGTGGCGTTACGTCGCGGCGACACGACGGAGGTGCGGCGATGGAGCGAGAACGCGCTCGAGCTCGCCCGCCAGCGGAGCAGCGAGGCCGCGACCGCCACCCCCCTCCACATGCTCGCGGCGGCGGCACGGCTCGACGGGGACCTCGACGGGGCGCGGCGACTCTACCGGGAGAATCTGGAGCTGAACCGCCGGCTCGGTCGGTCGAGCTGGGTGCGCGCGGAGACGTTGAACCTCGCGGCGATCGAAGTTCTCCGGGGGAGCTCCGACGACGCGATCCCCCTGCTGCGCGAGAGCCTCCGCCTGGTCCGCGAGAGCTCGGATCGCTACCTGATGCCGTACGTGATGGCGTGGTCGGCCCGCGCGGCGCTCGCCCGGGGGGAGGCGGCGCTCGCGACCCGGCTCCTGGGCGTGGCGCAGGCTCAATCCGAACGCACCGGCCTCGCGATGGATCCCGACGAGGAGCCGGAGTTCCATCGCGGAGTCTCGGCCTGCCGAGCCGCCCTGAGTGCCGGCGATTTCGAGCAGATGTGGGACAGCGGGCTCCGGACCTCGGACGAGGAGTCCCTCGGGCTCGCCGACCGGTTCCTCTCGGTCCCGTGA
- a CDS encoding SDR family oxidoreductase → MTDLSGRAVLVTGASSGIGRATVELLSSKGCPVWAGARSAQDLDSLGALAHVTPLSLDVTRPEEVDRAVTRVRATDGGLFGLVNCAGIGNLGPLAEMSIDELHEVLAVNLDGAHRMIAAMFPLLRESKGRIVNISSISGFLVEPLIGPYNISKHALEAYSDVLREEVAALGIRVITIEPGAFQTRIFDSGLRRRGDELRRRWTGSDSVYRDQVLQTLTYLEQPNVRHRLEYPLPVPVAHAVTHALFDDEPKSRYVVGTAEELSAVVDRLLSLTRELNESHPGRLPPEELARRLRGSDGLP, encoded by the coding sequence ATGACCGACCTGTCGGGTCGAGCGGTTCTGGTGACGGGGGCCAGCTCGGGCATCGGCCGGGCGACGGTCGAACTCCTCTCGTCGAAGGGATGCCCGGTATGGGCGGGCGCTCGTTCGGCCCAAGACCTCGACTCGCTCGGCGCCCTCGCTCATGTCACACCCCTCTCCCTGGACGTCACCCGCCCGGAGGAGGTGGATCGCGCCGTGACCCGGGTGCGAGCCACGGACGGGGGCCTGTTCGGCCTGGTGAACTGTGCCGGGATCGGGAATCTGGGTCCTCTCGCCGAGATGTCGATCGACGAGCTGCACGAGGTGCTGGCCGTCAATCTCGACGGAGCGCATCGCATGATCGCGGCGATGTTCCCGCTCCTTCGCGAATCGAAGGGACGGATCGTGAACATCAGCTCGATCAGCGGGTTCCTGGTCGAGCCGCTCATCGGCCCCTACAACATCAGCAAGCATGCCCTCGAAGCCTACAGCGACGTCCTCCGAGAAGAGGTGGCCGCACTGGGGATTCGTGTGATCACCATCGAGCCGGGCGCATTCCAGACGAGGATCTTCGACAGCGGGCTCCGTCGCCGGGGCGACGAGCTGCGGCGCCGGTGGACCGGCTCCGATTCGGTGTACCGAGATCAAGTGCTGCAGACGCTGACGTACCTGGAACAGCCGAACGTGCGGCACCGATTGGAGTACCCTCTCCCGGTACCGGTAGCTCATGCGGTGACTCACGCGCTCTTCGACGACGAGCCCAAGTCCCGCTACGTCGTCGGGACCGCTGAGGAGCTGAGCGCCGTGGTGGATCGACTCCTGTCGTTGACTCGGGAGTTGAACGAGTCCCACCCGGGCCGTCTGCCCCCGGAGGAGCTCGCCCGAAGATTGCGCGGATCCGACGGGCTACCGTAG
- a CDS encoding MarR family transcriptional regulator has product MEPSPTPRETRIEETLGLMRGALGRALAGAGAGPTGEGFPLLQHFALHYIMHDRPGITQTELAALLGVSPGYVTTLIDRLEQEHLVRRIRDRKDRRVIRLSVTIKGHHFHHTLHRRFPVTAIPLFEGWTDEEIATFQTLLRKLANPSAAPPRE; this is encoded by the coding sequence GTGGAGCCCTCCCCGACGCCTCGAGAAACCCGGATCGAGGAGACGCTGGGCCTCATGCGCGGCGCGCTCGGTCGCGCGCTGGCGGGAGCGGGCGCGGGCCCGACTGGGGAGGGCTTCCCGCTGTTGCAGCATTTCGCGCTGCACTACATCATGCACGATCGTCCGGGCATCACCCAGACCGAGCTCGCCGCCCTGCTGGGCGTCTCGCCGGGCTACGTGACGACGCTCATCGACCGTCTCGAGCAGGAACACCTCGTGCGACGAATCCGGGATCGTAAGGATCGACGCGTGATCCGCCTGTCGGTTACGATCAAGGGCCACCATTTCCATCACACGTTGCACCGACGCTTCCCGGTGACCGCGATCCCGCTGTTCGAGGGGTGGACGGACGAGGAGATCGCCACCTTCCAGACGCTGCTGCGAAAGCTGGCGAACCCGTCGGCAGCGCCCCCCCGCGAGTGA
- a CDS encoding ATP-binding cassette domain-containing protein codes for MAAALPSPVPIAHADTADSEPMIEVEGLVKVYGGTKRDASSVRAVDGIGFHVGAGEFFGFLGPNGSGKTTTIKVLTTLLQPTQGRIRVRGYDVVREAPKVRQILGYAGQSIGVDGDLTGRENLRLVGHLYHLPKTVVRDRVEELLDVLQLTEAADRPANTYSGGMRRRLDLGSGLVHHPPLLFLDEPTTGLDPQTRNGVWEYLRKLHREERTTIFLTTQYMEEADQLCERIAIMDHGRIVATGSPRELKAAIGADLVTIRLPQDAQFEATRARALLLARSVPGVEGAVEFEHGVTMRARNGGATLVEVLRRLESEQILANEVAVSPPTLDQVFLQHTGREMQVEEVRPASRTHWSSGRRNGR; via the coding sequence ATGGCCGCCGCGCTGCCCTCCCCGGTCCCGATCGCCCATGCCGATACCGCCGACTCCGAGCCGATGATCGAGGTCGAGGGTCTGGTGAAGGTCTATGGCGGGACGAAGAGGGACGCGTCCAGTGTCCGAGCGGTCGACGGGATCGGCTTCCATGTCGGGGCCGGGGAGTTCTTCGGCTTCCTGGGTCCCAACGGCTCGGGCAAGACGACGACGATCAAGGTCCTCACCACCCTGCTCCAGCCGACGCAGGGCCGAATCCGCGTGCGGGGATACGACGTGGTCCGGGAGGCGCCGAAGGTTCGGCAGATCCTCGGCTACGCCGGCCAGTCGATCGGGGTCGACGGCGACCTCACCGGTCGGGAGAACCTGCGGCTCGTCGGCCACCTCTACCATCTGCCCAAGACGGTCGTCCGCGACCGGGTCGAGGAGCTCCTCGACGTCCTGCAGCTGACGGAAGCGGCGGACCGCCCCGCCAACACCTATTCGGGCGGGATGCGCCGGCGGCTCGACCTCGGCTCCGGCCTCGTGCATCATCCTCCGTTGCTCTTCCTCGATGAGCCGACGACCGGGCTGGATCCGCAGACCCGCAACGGCGTCTGGGAGTATCTTCGCAAGCTCCACCGGGAGGAGCGGACCACGATCTTCCTCACGACCCAGTACATGGAGGAGGCCGACCAGCTCTGCGAGCGGATCGCGATCATGGACCACGGTCGCATCGTCGCCACCGGTTCGCCCCGGGAGCTCAAGGCCGCGATCGGCGCGGACCTCGTGACGATCCGACTTCCGCAGGACGCCCAGTTCGAAGCGACCCGGGCCCGCGCGCTCCTCCTCGCCCGGAGCGTACCCGGGGTGGAGGGGGCGGTCGAGTTCGAGCACGGGGTCACGATGCGGGCCCGCAACGGGGGCGCGACGCTCGTCGAGGTCCTGCGACGCCTGGAGTCCGAGCAGATCCTGGCGAACGAGGTCGCCGTATCGCCGCCGACGCTCGACCAGGTCTTCCTCCAGCACACCGGCCGGGAGATGCAGGTCGAGGAGGTCCGGCCCGCCTCCCGCACCCACTGGAGCTCCGGACGGAGGAACGGACGATGA
- a CDS encoding ABC transporter permease: MTSAESAYRRSLPSLPATGALGYAGGRLTEVLWVAYRSLRKLSRNPFLLFFTLMMPIVWLGMFSQTFGTVFERAADLPGQAPPTYDYIAVLLPGIAVMSAIQSAAQSGFSMVSDIETGFMDKFLVAPISRGSVLIGKTLADGIRMAAQTAIVLAIAFVFTLVFGWRIPFATGVAGDAMIVLMTAGFGVAFAGLSNSVALFTKNTESTMAVSFTLTFPLLFLSTAMLPAGLLPPWLQTFSRFNPVSYVATASRSLILTGFDWTQIGQAFLAIAIVGVLLYALAVTAFRRQGR, encoded by the coding sequence ATGACCTCCGCGGAATCGGCCTACCGCCGGTCGCTTCCGTCCCTCCCCGCCACCGGGGCGCTCGGCTACGCCGGGGGTCGGCTCACGGAGGTCCTGTGGGTCGCCTACCGGAGCCTGCGCAAGCTCAGCCGCAACCCCTTCCTGTTGTTCTTCACGCTGATGATGCCGATCGTCTGGCTCGGCATGTTCAGCCAGACCTTCGGCACAGTCTTCGAGCGGGCCGCGGACCTGCCGGGCCAGGCGCCGCCCACCTACGACTACATCGCGGTCCTGCTGCCCGGGATCGCCGTCATGAGCGCGATCCAGAGCGCGGCCCAGTCCGGGTTCTCCATGGTGAGCGACATCGAGACGGGGTTCATGGACAAGTTCCTGGTCGCGCCGATCTCGCGAGGTTCGGTGCTGATCGGCAAGACGCTCGCGGACGGGATCCGGATGGCCGCCCAGACGGCGATCGTGCTCGCGATCGCCTTCGTCTTCACGCTCGTCTTCGGCTGGAGGATCCCCTTCGCGACGGGCGTCGCGGGGGACGCGATGATCGTCCTAATGACCGCCGGCTTCGGTGTCGCCTTCGCGGGCCTGTCGAACTCCGTCGCTCTGTTCACGAAGAACACCGAGTCGACGATGGCGGTCAGCTTCACACTGACGTTCCCGCTCCTGTTCCTCTCGACGGCGATGCTACCGGCGGGGCTGCTTCCGCCGTGGCTGCAGACGTTCTCGCGGTTCAACCCGGTGAGCTACGTCGCCACGGCGTCGCGTTCGCTGATCCTGACCGGGTTCGACTGGACGCAGATCGGGCAGGCGTTCCTGGCGATCGCGATCGTCGGGGTCCTGCTCTACGCGCTCGCCGTCACGGCGTTCCGGCGTCAGGGCCGATGA
- a CDS encoding ferredoxin family protein, producing MSDPTGPELPEGSPNAAKARRAARDPRRPGEECRAAPGTWRPIVDLRRCEGKSDCVEVCPYSVFELGTLTDAEYRSLGHLGRAKARHHGLRTSRTPRATECRACGLCVVSCPEDAVRLVRRDSP from the coding sequence ATGAGCGACCCGACCGGCCCCGAGCTTCCCGAGGGCTCGCCCAACGCGGCCAAGGCGCGCCGGGCCGCGAGGGATCCCCGGCGGCCTGGCGAGGAGTGCCGAGCCGCCCCCGGGACCTGGCGTCCCATCGTCGACCTGCGGCGATGCGAGGGCAAGTCCGACTGCGTCGAGGTCTGTCCGTACTCGGTGTTCGAGCTGGGAACGCTCACGGACGCCGAGTACCGATCGCTCGGACACCTCGGACGCGCCAAAGCCCGCCACCATGGGCTCCGGACGTCGCGGACTCCCCGGGCGACCGAGTGTCGGGCGTGCGGTCTCTGCGTGGTATCCTGCCCCGAGGATGCGGTGCGCCTCGTCCGGCGCGATTCCCCCTGA
- the lsrF gene encoding 3-hydroxy-5-phosphonooxypentane-2,4-dione thiolase, with the protein MDWGMENRMGRMFSPASANTVMLAVDHGYFMGPTHRLEDARSTIAPLLPHADALALTRGILRRCVPPHTSTPIVLRVSGGATILKDDLSEEKITTSMREALRLNVSAVAMSVFVGAAHEHESLVHLGELVDAGEDVGMPVMAITAVGKELEKRDARYLALACRVSAELGAHLVKTYYCDGFTKVVEACPVPLVVAGGPKLDSVRAALELARSAIDEGAHGVDMGRNIWQSDHPVGMLKALRAIVHERASVPEALRIVEEESRAGRTSVAATPA; encoded by the coding sequence ATGGACTGGGGGATGGAGAACCGGATGGGCCGGATGTTCTCGCCCGCGAGCGCGAACACGGTCATGCTCGCGGTCGACCACGGCTACTTCATGGGCCCCACCCACCGGCTCGAGGACGCTCGGTCCACGATCGCCCCGCTGCTCCCGCACGCGGACGCGCTCGCGCTCACCCGGGGGATCCTGCGACGATGCGTGCCGCCCCACACGTCGACGCCGATCGTGCTACGCGTCTCGGGCGGCGCGACGATCCTCAAAGACGACCTCTCCGAGGAGAAGATCACGACGTCGATGCGCGAAGCCCTGCGGCTCAACGTGAGCGCCGTGGCGATGAGCGTCTTCGTCGGCGCCGCCCACGAGCACGAGTCGCTCGTCCACCTGGGCGAGCTCGTCGACGCGGGGGAGGACGTCGGGATGCCCGTGATGGCGATCACGGCCGTGGGCAAGGAGCTCGAGAAGCGGGACGCTCGCTATCTCGCGCTCGCCTGCCGGGTATCGGCCGAGCTCGGCGCCCACCTCGTCAAGACCTACTACTGCGACGGCTTTACGAAGGTCGTCGAGGCGTGCCCCGTGCCGCTCGTGGTGGCCGGTGGGCCGAAGCTCGACAGCGTGCGCGCCGCGCTCGAGCTCGCGCGGAGCGCGATCGACGAGGGGGCTCACGGGGTCGACATGGGCCGCAACATCTGGCAGTCGGACCACCCCGTGGGGATGCTGAAGGCGCTGCGCGCGATCGTCCACGAGCGCGCGAGCGTCCCCGAGGCGCTGCGGATCGTGGAGGAAGAGTCGCGCGCCGGACGTACGAGCGTCGCGGCGACGCCCGCCTAG
- a CDS encoding Lrp/AsnC family transcriptional regulator produces the protein MRRTSTLDELDRSILEELNTDARRSHREIAHRLKVSPTTVSARVARMESAGVIRGYIPLLDDEQLGWDLWAAMGIRISKGRLREVEERLARDARAYAIYDVTGETDALLIGRFRDRRDLDRFVKHALQDPHVERTNTQVVLNRVKEDRRVPVSRRTTEPGTAS, from the coding sequence ATGCGCCGAACGTCCACTCTCGACGAGCTCGACCGTTCGATCCTCGAGGAGCTGAACACCGACGCGCGCCGCAGCCATCGCGAGATCGCGCACCGCCTCAAGGTCTCCCCCACGACCGTGAGCGCGCGGGTGGCCCGCATGGAGAGCGCGGGTGTGATCCGTGGGTACATCCCCCTGCTCGACGACGAGCAGCTGGGCTGGGACCTGTGGGCGGCGATGGGTATCCGGATCTCGAAGGGTCGGCTGCGGGAGGTCGAGGAACGTCTCGCCCGCGACGCCCGGGCCTACGCGATCTACGACGTCACCGGCGAGACCGATGCCCTCCTGATCGGGCGCTTCCGCGACCGACGCGACCTGGATCGGTTCGTCAAGCACGCCCTGCAGGACCCCCACGTGGAGCGGACCAACACCCAGGTGGTGCTCAACCGCGTCAAGGAGGACCGGCGCGTGCCGGTCTCGCGTCGGACGACGGAGCCCGGCACGGCGAGCTGA